In Acidobacteriota bacterium, the sequence GATGCGCCCGCCGCCCTGCCGTTCCGCGATCGACCCGGTCCCTTTCCGAACCCGAAGACCGCTCGAGTCCGGGGCCGGCAACCCCGACGAGGGGGGGACCACCGGCCGGACCCTCGAGGGAGCTCGATCCCGCCTCGAAGCCGAGGAGAGCCTCGCCCTTCGGCTCGACCGGGCACCGGCCGGCTGGCGGCGCTCCCCTGCGCCGGGCCCGACCCGCGGGCACGGAGCCCGCGCGAAGCGCCGGGTGGATCGGCCGCGTGCGATCTGGCGTAAGCTCGGGGTCCGGGGCCCGTTTGTATGGTCGAGGAGCGAGCGGAGGACGGCAGGGTGCTCTCGGCGGAAGAGGGAACGCCGGCCGGCGGACAACCGGCCGTCGATCTCGAGCGTCTCTTCCGGGAGCACCACGCGCGGGTCTTCCGGGCGGCCTACAGGGTGACCGGCTCCGAGGCGGACGCGGAGGACGTGCTGCAAACCGTGTTTCTCCGCCTGGCGCGGCGCTCCGGCCCGGTCGATCTGTCGCCCTCCCCCGCGAGCTACCTCTACAGGTCGGCCGTGAATGCCGCTCTCGACATCGTGAGGAGTCGCCCCCACCGGAACCTCCCCATCGAGGCCGCCGGCGGGCTGGCCGACCCGCGAGACCGCCCCGACGAGGGTCACCGCAGTGCGGAGATCCGCGCGCTGGTGCGAGCCGCCCTCGCCGAACTCTCCCCGAGAAGCGCCGAGATCTTCGTGCTCCGCTACTTCGAGGGCCTCACCAACGAGGCGATCGCCCGGATGCTCGGCATCTCGCCCGGGTCGGTGGCGGTGGCGCTCCACCGCGCCCGCGCGCGCCTGAAGCGCTCGCTCGCACGACGGCTGGCTCGGCCTGCCGGCGAAGCGGAGAGGGATGGGCGATGAGCCACGACGACACCGATCTCGACCGGACGCTGGACCGCGCGCTGGAGGAGATCCGGCTCGAGGAGCCCGATCCGCGGCGACTCGAGGCGGCCGCCGGGCGAGTGCTCGATCGCCTCCGCCGGGAGGGAGCCGCCGGCGGTGAGGCTCCGATCGATGGCTGCGACGGATTTCGATCGCTGCTCACCGACCTCGATGCCGGCCGGCTCTCGGAAGAGCGCCGGCTGCTCGTCGAGGACCACCTCAGGGAGTGCCCGCGATGCCGCCGTGCACGGCGCGCCGGCCGCGGCACCCCGCTCCCTCCGCACCCGCGGGTCCGCTCGCGGTCCGGATGGCGGCGTCCGGGGCTCCGCATCGCCGCCGCGGCCGCGGTCGTCGCCATCGCGGCCCTCGCGGCGATCCGCCTCGGTCCTCGGCTCGGCGCCGGTGGAGGCACGGCCGGCCGGGTGACCGCCGTCGAGGGCCGACTGTTCGAAGTGGCCGGCGCCCGCCTCGTCCCGCTGGAGGCCGGTGCGGCCCTGCCCGCGGGCCGACCGATCCGGACCGCGAAGGGATCGGGCGCCCTCGTGACGCTCGGCGACGGGTCGCGCGTGGAGCTCCGGGAACGGTCGGAGCTCGCTGTCGAACCGGGATGGACCGGTCCGACGCTCAGGCTCGGGCGCGGTGCGGTCCTCGTCGCCGCCGCTCCGCGCCACCGCGGTCACCTCACCGTGCGCACGCCCGACTGCAAGGTCGGCGTGACCGGCACGCTCTTCTCCGTCAGCCATGGCACCAAGGGCTCGCGGGTGTCGGTGGTCCAAGGGGAGGTGCGCGTGCGGCGGGCTGCCGGCACCGCCGTGCTGCACGGGGGCGACCAGCTCAGCACCAGCGAGGCGGTGCTCCCGGTGCCGCTGGCGGAGGAGGTGGCCTGGAGCCGGTTCCTGGACGAGCGGCTCGCCGCCCTGCGCGACCTGGCATCCCTGCGGCGCGAGCTGGCGGCGGTGCCTCTGCCCCCCGCGCGCCGCGGCTCGGCTCTCGCCGAGCTCCTGCCCGAGGACACCGTGGCCTATGCCGGCCTTCCCAACCTCTCCGGCACGCTCAGGGAAAGCTATGCCGTCCTTCGGAAGGAGCTGCGGTCGGCAGGGACGCTCGGCGGCTGGTGGAGCGAGGCGATCGGCCCGGAGCGGGAGCGGAAACTCGATGAACTCGTGGGGCGGCTCGCGGCCTTCGGGGAAACGCTCGGGGACGAGATCGGGATCGCGCTCGCGGCGCGGGCCGGGGGAGGTGTCGGGGGACCGCTCATTCTCGCCGAGGTGCGCGACGCCGACGCGCTCCGGGAACGGCTCGCCGCCGAGATCGAGGCGCTGGGGGCGAGCGCCGGCGCTGACGTCCCGATCCGGCTCCTCGATTCGCCGGGAGAAGCGGGCGCCCGGAAGGGCGCGCTGGACGTCGTCGTGAGCGACGGGCTGCTCGTCGCCAGCCCGGAGCCGGACCTGCTGCGCGGGGTGCTCGCCGCGCGGAAGTCGGGCGAACGTCCCTTCCGCGATCGGCCGCTGTGGCGCAGGCTCCAGAGCTTCTACGCCGAGGGGGCGGAGTGGATCGTGGCCGTCGACGCCGGCCGGATCATCCGGAGCGGAGCGGAGCTGGACGAAGGCGCGCGCCGAGCGCTCGCGCTGCTCGGAATCGACCGGATCGAGCACGCGGTGGCGTCGCGCCGGCACGAGGGCGGGGCGACGTTCGACCGGGTGCTCGTCACCTTCGACGCACCCCGACACGGCGTCGTCTCGTGGCTCGCGCCGCCGGCTCCGATCGGCTCGCTGCGGTTCGTCTCGCCGGAAGCGCACCTCGTCGTCGCGGCGGCGCTCGAGGATCCCGAGAGGATGCTCGATGACCTGACCGCGTGGGGCGGCGGGGAGCCGGGGCCGGGCGCGCTGGCGCGCACCCTGCTGGCAGCCTCGGGCATCGACGTCGCACGCGAGATCGCCGGTCCTCTCGGCGGCGAGTTCACGTTCGCACTCGACGGACCGCTGCTTCCGGCCCCCGCGTGGATCGCGGCGGTCGAGGTCTACGATCCCGAGACGCTGATCCGCGCGCTCGAGGCGCTCGCGGACAAGCTGGGAAGGATGGTCGAGATCGGCGACCGGCGCCTCGTCGAGTTCGAGCGAGCGGAACCCGTCCTCGGCCGGCCCGCCTTCGTCCTGAGGATCGCCGCGCCGAGGCTCGACCTCGATCTCGCCCTCACCGACGGCTACCTCCTCGTCGCGCCGACCCGTGGCGGCCTCGAGCGGGCGATCCGCCAGGAGGAGTCAGGCATCTCCCTCGCGGACGACCCGGACTTCCTCGCGCGGCTGCCGCGCGACCGCTACGCGGACGTCTCCGCTCTCGTCTATCACGACCTGGGAAGGGCCCTCGCCTCGCTCGCCGGAAGCACCGCGCGGAGGTCCGGCCGGCCGCTCACCGGAGAGGAACGGGCGGCGCTCGACGACCTCGCCCGGGCCGCCGGCCCGGTCCTCGCCGTCGCCTATGGCTTCGAGGACCGCATCGAGATCGCGATCACGGGCAGGAGTCTGTTCGGAGCCGGGTTGGCCGACGTGCTGCCGGACCTGACCGGAGCCGGCCTCGTTCGGTGGCGCGAAGGGGGCGACGGGCGGTGAGGGAACCGCGCGCGATGGAGGGACCGGCCCTCGTCCTCGAGGGTCTGACGGTGCGATTCGGCCGCCGCACGATCCTCGACCGCCTCGACGGGAGCGTCCCGGGCGGGCCGATCGGCCTTCTGGGTCCGAACGGCGCCGGCAAGACGACGCTGATCCACACCCTGCTCGGCTTCCACGAGCCGACGGCCGGGACGGCACGAGTGCTCGGGCTCGACATCCGGAACGATCGGCGCGAGGTCAAGCGGATCGTCGGCTACATGCCGGAGCGCGAAGCCTTCATCGCGGACATGACCGCCGTCTCCTTCGTGCGGCAAATGGCGGAGCTGAGCGGCCTCCCGCCGCGCCGGGCGCTGGAGCGGGCCCACGAAGCGCTCTACGCCGTTGGCCTCGGCGAGGTCCGCTACCGGAGGCTGGGGACGCTCTCGCTCGGGATGCGCCAGATGGTCAAACTGGCCCAGGCGATCGTTCACGGGCCGAAGATTCTCTTCCTCGACGAGCCGACGAACGGCCTCGACCCACCGCACCGGCGCCGCATGCTCGAGCTGATCCGTTCCATCGCCGGCACGGGGGAGGTGCACGTGGTCCTCTCCTCGCATCTGCTGCGCGATGTCGAGCAAACCTGCCGGCACGTGCTGATCTTGAAGGATGGTCGCCTCGCGGCCCTTCTCGATCTGGAGAAGGAGCGCGCGGCCGACCGCCGTTTCGTCGAGCTGGAGACGGCGGGTCGCCCGCGCGTGTTCGCCGAGGCGATCGAGCGGCTCGGGGCCGACTGCGCGCTCGCCGGAGGGGACCGGATCAAGGCGGTTCTGCCCGGCTCTGTCGGGGTGAAGGATCTGTACCGGATCGCGGCGGAGCTGGGGCTGGCGATCCGCCGGCTCAGCTTCCGGCGCGACTCGCTCGAGGACATCTTCCTGGGTGTGATGGAGGGCGACCGTGGCGGTCTATGACCAGGGCTACCGTCCCTACTCCGGCCCGCTCACGCCGGAGTGGACGAGGTTCCTCGTCCTTCCGCGCTACGCGGCGCGGTCGGTCCTCCGCTCGCGCCTCTTCGCCGGATTCCTCGCGGCGCTGGGTATGTTCACGCTCTTCTGCTGCCTGGCGATCTACGGCGCGCACAACCTGCCGCAGATTCCCGGCCTCGAGCTGCCGATCGACCTCGGCGCCGCCCTGGACGAGAACTTCGGTGCGTTGTACCTGCGCGTGTTCCTGTTCCTCGAGTCGATCCTGGGCGGTTTCATGATCGCCATCGTCGTCGGCCCCGGCCTGTTGTCGGCCGATCTCGCCAACGGAGCCCTTCCGCTCTATCTGTCGCGTCCCATCAGCCGGGCGGAATACGTGCTGGGCAAGGCGGCGGTGCTGGCGGGTCTCCTCTCCCTGGTGACCTTCCTCCCCGGCCTGCTCCTCTTCGGCCTGGAGGCCTACTATGCGGGGTGGGATTGGATGGCCCGACACGGACGGCTGGCGCTCGGTATCACGGCGGGTTCGCTGGTGTGGATCGCCGTTCTGACCCTCTTCTCCCTGGCGGTCTCGGCGCTCGTCCGGTGGCGCTCGCTCGGGCGGGCGGCCCTGTTCGGCCTGTTCGTGCTTCCCGGGGGCTTCGGCGCCGCGATCGACGGGTTGTTCGGAACGAGCTGGGGCGGCCTGCTCAGCCCGACCAAGGTCATCACCCGGGTGTGGGTCCACCTGTTCGATCCCGCCCTCGAGCCGAACCGCCTTTCGGTCCCGGCCGCATGGGCCTCCCTGGCGGCCATGCTGGCGCTCGCCCTCCTGGTGCTGCGCCGCAAGCTGCGGGCGTACGAGGTCGTCCGCTGACTTTCCCGCCGGGACGCTTGCGGCGCCACCGGAGCGCGCTAACTTGGTCTCCTGGCCGCGTGCCTCCAGATCACCGTTCCCGTCCCGCGCCGGCTTTCCGATCGCTGACGGCCGGAGCGCAACGGCCCCGGAGGCCGCCTTGCGGCGCGCGGCACGAGGGGAAAGGAT encodes:
- a CDS encoding sigma-70 family RNA polymerase sigma factor, with product MVEERAEDGRVLSAEEGTPAGGQPAVDLERLFREHHARVFRAAYRVTGSEADAEDVLQTVFLRLARRSGPVDLSPSPASYLYRSAVNAALDIVRSRPHRNLPIEAAGGLADPRDRPDEGHRSAEIRALVRAALAELSPRSAEIFVLRYFEGLTNEAIARMLGISPGSVAVALHRARARLKRSLARRLARPAGEAERDGR
- a CDS encoding ABC transporter ATP-binding protein; the protein is MEGPALVLEGLTVRFGRRTILDRLDGSVPGGPIGLLGPNGAGKTTLIHTLLGFHEPTAGTARVLGLDIRNDRREVKRIVGYMPEREAFIADMTAVSFVRQMAELSGLPPRRALERAHEALYAVGLGEVRYRRLGTLSLGMRQMVKLAQAIVHGPKILFLDEPTNGLDPPHRRRMLELIRSIAGTGEVHVVLSSHLLRDVEQTCRHVLILKDGRLAALLDLEKERAADRRFVELETAGRPRVFAEAIERLGADCALAGGDRIKAVLPGSVGVKDLYRIAAELGLAIRRLSFRRDSLEDIFLGVMEGDRGGL
- a CDS encoding ABC transporter permease, with the translated sequence MAVYDQGYRPYSGPLTPEWTRFLVLPRYAARSVLRSRLFAGFLAALGMFTLFCCLAIYGAHNLPQIPGLELPIDLGAALDENFGALYLRVFLFLESILGGFMIAIVVGPGLLSADLANGALPLYLSRPISRAEYVLGKAAVLAGLLSLVTFLPGLLLFGLEAYYAGWDWMARHGRLALGITAGSLVWIAVLTLFSLAVSALVRWRSLGRAALFGLFVLPGGFGAAIDGLFGTSWGGLLSPTKVITRVWVHLFDPALEPNRLSVPAAWASLAAMLALALLVLRRKLRAYEVVR